In Yamadazyma tenuis chromosome 7, complete sequence, the sequence ATGGTTCACCACGAGCCAGAAATGGCATACACCCATGGAGGCCACTCCAGCGATGAGGCTTCATACAAGTCTCACGGTCATGACCATGAACATGGCCATGGCCACCATTAGACTGTTCATACAACGTGTTTTTATATTTGGTTTGTGTATAGGGTTAAATGTAATGTGTTTTGAAGATGCGAAATCGATGCGAAAACATCTAAaatctcatcttcaaccaccagCGATGTTTTGTGCACGTATGTATAACTTATAATGTCAACCCAGTGGGAGTGATATACTAACTTCAATGTCTAGTTTCAGGAGAAGTGGCCAAGGAGCCGGTGCTTTCACCCAGGAGTGGTAAGATCTTTGACAGAAAACTTATCACCACCTATGTGTCAACCAACAATAAAGATCCAATAACTGATGAACCATTGGGAGTGGAAGAACTCATTGCCATCAATGTCGAAGACCGAACAGTAGTACCACCCAAGCCTCCGTCGTTCAACTCGATTCCATCACTTCTTACGACTTTCCAAAATGAATTTGACTCTATGGCGCTTGAGATATTCAGCTTGAGAAAGCTGTTGCACAAAGCCCGTCAAGAACTTAGCTCGGCCTTGTACAACTACGATGCCGCCGTGAAGGTGGCCGCCAACGCTATTAAGGAACGGGATGATGTCAAGACCGCTCTTCAGGAGTTAACATTGTCCATAGGGAACGATGCGATGGGAGAAGAGGATCATGAAAATGGCTCCAACGGCTTGGATGTGGCAGTTCCTGTTCAGGAAATAGAGGCTGCAAGGCAGGAgctcttccaacaacacaaaACTCAGAAGGTTTCGTTGCCGGCGGCTGACGATGTGAGTatcatttttgaaggagatgtTTCGATCAAAAAGTACAatgccttcttctttgatgaacGAGTGCAGAAATTGTTGGTCAGTAGTGGTAAGGAAACCACTACTTTAGACTTGGTGACCAAGACTAACACTGTGGCCACTCAAAAAGGGGTTGTGCAACATGTAAGTTATATTGAGTTTGAAGGTTTAGTGGTGCCTGTGTTTGCAAGCAAAAAACAGATCAAGTTCGAGGGAATTACAATCAAGTTTCGGGACGAGATAGTCGACATACAACCACACCcgaagttgaagaacatctACGCTGTTGTGTGTACCAAGTCGTGGTCTTTGAATGTGGGTGACAAAAAGTGTTTGTTTGTGCAGTTGGACAATGAATACACTGCGACCACCGGCAGT encodes:
- a CDS encoding Prp19-domain-containing protein (EggNog:ENOG503NV8G; COG:S; BUSCO:EOG092642I5) gives rise to the protein MFCALSGEVAKEPVLSPRSGKIFDRKLITTYVSTNNKDPITDEPLGVEELIAINVEDRTVVPPKPPSFNSIPSLLTTFQNEFDSMALEIFSLRKSLHKARQELSSALYNYDAAVKVAANAIKERDDVKTALQELTLSIGNDAMGEEDHENGSNGLDVAVPVQEIEAARQELFQQHKTQKVSLPAADDVSIIFEGDVSIKKYNAFFFDERVQKLLVSSGKETTTLDLVTKTNTVATQKGVVQHVSYIEFEGLVVPVFASKKQIKFEGITIKFRDEIVDIQPHPKLKNIYAVVCTKSWSLNVGDKKCLFVQLDNEYTATTGSFHVDGALMAIGTTSGTVLVYGVADGSVASTLEIKYPTVDKVQFGLNGYWLFVSSSDKSAHSLQVFDLRNHSVVHTIDFEELNDFAIDQSCSLLLTCNSKEISFHKYTKKGKTWNDFFKSVEVESTRNLVITKFENGVIHGVQLGDSIKNFKIEFN